A single region of the Cereibacter sphaeroides 2.4.1 genome encodes:
- a CDS encoding c-type cytochrome — protein sequence MRRVLLATLMAALPAAAMAADAEHVVEARKGYFSLVALEFGPLAAMAKGEMPYDAAAAKAHASDLVTLTKYDPSDLYAPGTSADDVKGTAAKAAIWQDADGFQAKGMAFFEAVAALEPAAGAGQKELAAAVGKVGGTCKSCHDDFRVKR from the coding sequence ATGAGACGAGTTCTTCTAGCCACCCTGATGGCCGCCCTTCCCGCCGCAGCCATGGCTGCCGATGCCGAACATGTGGTCGAGGCCCGCAAGGGCTATTTCTCCCTCGTGGCTCTCGAATTCGGGCCGCTTGCCGCGATGGCCAAGGGCGAGATGCCCTATGATGCCGCGGCCGCCAAGGCGCATGCGTCCGATCTCGTGACCCTGACCAAATACGATCCCTCCGACCTCTACGCCCCCGGCACCTCGGCGGACGATGTGAAGGGCACGGCCGCGAAGGCCGCGATCTGGCAGGATGCAGATGGCTTCCAGGCGAAGGGCATGGCCTTCTTCGAGGCGGTGGCGGCCCTCGAACCTGCGGCCGGCGCGGGCCAGAAGGAGCTGGCCGCCGCCGTGGGCAAGGTCGGCGGCACCTGCAAATCCTGCCACGACGACTTCCGGGTGAAGAGATAA
- a CDS encoding class II aldolase/adducin family protein, which yields MDADERTKREAIIAACLEMNRSGLNQGTSGNISVRHGEGLLITPTAIAYEKLAPEDIVFLAMDGTATGRHRPSSEWRFHRDILAARPEAQAVVHAHPLACTTLAILNREIPAIHYMIAAAGGPTIRVAPYAIYGSEELSHHAVAALDGRLACLLEHHGMIAIGPSLARTLWTAVEVETLARQYLGCLQLGEVRILSEAQIAAVIEKFSGYGLQV from the coding sequence CGATCATCGCGGCCTGCCTCGAGATGAACCGCTCGGGGCTCAATCAGGGCACCTCGGGCAATATCTCGGTGCGGCATGGCGAGGGACTGCTCATCACCCCCACCGCCATCGCCTACGAGAAGCTCGCGCCCGAGGACATCGTCTTTCTCGCCATGGACGGGACGGCCACCGGCCGCCACCGGCCCTCGAGCGAATGGCGCTTCCACCGCGACATCCTCGCGGCCCGGCCCGAGGCGCAGGCGGTGGTGCATGCACATCCGCTGGCCTGCACCACGCTCGCCATCCTCAATCGCGAGATCCCGGCCATTCACTACATGATCGCCGCGGCGGGCGGGCCGACGATCCGGGTGGCGCCCTATGCCATCTACGGCTCGGAAGAGCTGTCGCATCATGCGGTGGCGGCGCTGGACGGGCGGCTGGCCTGTCTCCTCGAGCATCACGGCATGATCGCCATCGGCCCGTCGCTGGCGCGTACGCTCTGGACGGCGGTCGAGGTCGAGACGCTGGCCCGGCAGTATCTGGGCTGCCTGCAACTGGGCGAGGTGCGGATCCTGTCGGAGGCGCAGATCGCGGCGGTGATCGAGAAATTCTCGGGCTACGGGCTGCAGGTCTGA
- a CDS encoding phospholipase D-like domain-containing protein, translating into MIDDWLGVLAWVLAAVAAVAGLSAFTWRSWRRFARQARGAVTTALPRTGPETELDALFAPLEADHPGRSGLLALLDNPDAYAARALSARMAGRSLDLMYYIWRTDLTGWLLIEELLAAADRGVRVRLLLDDVNVQGFDRAFLALNQHPNVEVRLFNPIRNRGHVLRRTLEMLLGLSRFNRRMHNKAWIADGRLAIVGGRNIGDTYYDAEESGLAMSRDADVMLAGPVVAEVEGLFDSYWNLGLALPILTLWPEFKVNVRSFQRRMMRHNRAPEAVSFLRRTMAGRDGPTLLTARLRWTDKVTLLADPPDKAMGQRSGPWMGEAITALLRAAEREVRLITPYFVPGNDGCDLLTELAQRGVRLSIMTNALSVTDMVLVHGAYRHYRLPLLKAGAELYEFGPPPRPCGRRDLLHTKVFLIDGRQAVVGSLNFDLRSAFMNTELGVLFEEPDLFAELEAMFDRQSAPDEAHRLSLEKGRLRWSVTEEGRAALARFEPDSPPALRAVSWVVGHLPIQSYL; encoded by the coding sequence ATGATCGACGACTGGCTGGGCGTCCTCGCCTGGGTTCTGGCCGCGGTGGCAGCGGTGGCAGGTCTCTCGGCCTTCACCTGGCGCTCGTGGCGGCGCTTCGCCCGCCAGGCTCGCGGCGCCGTCACCACGGCCCTGCCGCGCACCGGCCCCGAGACGGAGCTCGATGCGCTCTTCGCCCCGCTCGAGGCCGACCATCCCGGCCGCTCGGGCCTGCTCGCGCTGCTCGACAATCCCGACGCCTACGCCGCCCGGGCGCTCTCGGCCCGGATGGCCGGGCGCTCGCTCGACCTGATGTATTACATCTGGCGGACCGACCTCACCGGCTGGCTCCTCATCGAGGAGCTGCTGGCGGCCGCCGACCGCGGGGTGCGGGTGCGGCTTCTCCTCGACGACGTGAATGTGCAGGGTTTCGACCGCGCCTTCCTCGCGCTGAACCAGCACCCGAACGTCGAGGTGCGGCTCTTCAACCCGATCCGCAATCGAGGCCATGTCCTGCGCCGCACGCTCGAGATGCTGCTGGGCCTGTCCCGCTTCAACCGCCGGATGCACAACAAGGCCTGGATTGCCGACGGTCGGCTGGCCATCGTGGGCGGGCGCAACATCGGCGACACCTACTACGACGCCGAGGAAAGCGGCCTTGCCATGTCGCGCGATGCCGATGTGATGCTGGCGGGCCCCGTGGTGGCCGAGGTCGAGGGGCTCTTCGACAGCTACTGGAACCTCGGTCTCGCGCTGCCGATCCTGACGCTCTGGCCCGAGTTCAAGGTGAATGTCCGCAGCTTCCAGCGCCGGATGATGCGCCACAACCGGGCGCCCGAGGCGGTCTCGTTCCTGCGCCGCACCATGGCCGGGCGCGACGGGCCGACGCTTCTGACCGCGCGCCTGCGCTGGACCGACAAGGTCACGCTGCTGGCCGACCCTCCCGACAAGGCGATGGGCCAGAGGTCGGGGCCCTGGATGGGCGAGGCGATCACCGCGCTCCTGCGCGCGGCCGAGCGCGAGGTGCGGCTCATCACGCCCTACTTCGTGCCCGGCAACGACGGCTGCGACCTGCTGACCGAGCTCGCGCAGCGGGGGGTGCGGCTCTCGATCATGACCAATGCCCTGTCGGTGACAGACATGGTGCTGGTGCACGGCGCCTATCGCCACTACCGGCTGCCGCTCCTGAAGGCCGGGGCGGAGCTCTACGAATTCGGCCCCCCGCCGCGCCCCTGCGGACGACGCGACCTGCTGCACACCAAGGTCTTCCTGATCGACGGGCGGCAGGCGGTGGTGGGGTCGCTGAACTTCGACCTGCGCTCGGCCTTCATGAACACGGAGCTGGGCGTGCTCTTCGAGGAACCCGATCTCTTTGCCGAGCTCGAGGCGATGTTCGACCGCCAGAGCGCGCCCGACGAGGCGCACCGCCTGTCGCTCGAGAAGGGCCGGCTGCGCTGGTCGGTGACCGAGGAGGGACGCGCCGCCCTCGCCCGGTTCGAGCCGGACTCGCCCCCCGCGCTGCGGGCCGTCTCCTGGGTGGTGGGGCATCTGCCGATCCAGAGCTACCTCTGA
- a CDS encoding endonuclease/exonuclease/phosphatase family protein: MPAADITVASYNIHKGVGTDRRRDLRRTAAVIAELDADLVALQEADRRFGDRAGLLDLEHLKDETGLVPVKVEGRGRAHGWHGNLLLVRDAEVEEVQKIVLPSFEPRGALMIDMMIRGRPLRVIAAHLGLLPASRAAQTRHLLERIEASTPRPTLLMGDLNEWRGTGAAMGHLARHFTGGVMVRSFPSRFPILALDRLMTCKHGQLHDVSTHDTPLARRASDHLPIKARLHLPDRIAAAS, encoded by the coding sequence ATGCCCGCAGCCGACATCACCGTCGCCTCTTACAATATCCACAAGGGCGTCGGCACCGACCGCCGCCGCGACCTGCGGCGGACCGCCGCCGTGATCGCCGAACTCGACGCCGATCTCGTGGCGCTGCAGGAGGCCGACCGGCGCTTCGGCGACCGTGCGGGGCTCCTCGATCTCGAGCATCTGAAGGACGAGACGGGCCTCGTGCCGGTGAAGGTCGAGGGGCGCGGCCGCGCGCACGGCTGGCACGGCAATCTGCTTCTGGTCCGGGACGCCGAGGTCGAGGAGGTGCAGAAGATCGTCCTGCCGAGCTTCGAGCCGCGCGGCGCGCTGATGATCGACATGATGATCCGCGGCCGTCCGCTGCGGGTGATCGCGGCGCATCTCGGCCTCCTGCCCGCCTCGCGCGCGGCGCAGACGCGCCATCTCCTCGAGCGGATCGAAGCAAGCACCCCGCGCCCGACGCTGCTCATGGGCGATCTGAACGAGTGGCGCGGCACGGGCGCGGCGATGGGCCATCTCGCGCGCCATTTCACCGGCGGCGTAATGGTGCGCAGCTTTCCCTCGCGTTTTCCGATCCTTGCCCTCGACCGCCTGATGACCTGCAAACACGGCCAGCTCCACGACGTGAGCACCCACGACACGCCGCTCGCCCGGCGCGCCTCGGACCACCTGCCGATCAAGGCGCGCCTGCATCTGCCTGATCGGATCGCGGCCGCATCATGA
- a CDS encoding cytochrome b/b6 domain-containing protein, which produces MSSPDIPSPAVETVRIWDPLLRLFHWALAATVVLAWGLGKFGPDIMTLHFYAGYAVIGLLAFRLLWALVGPRPARFSSFVYRPREILAYAAEAWRPRPSYWRGHNPLGGLFIVVLIAVLALQALTGLVADPDDFVNVGPLAASVPSWVSGSAPGWHELLGNLTLALVALHLGAIAFYKLWKHEDLIRPMLTGRKTVRRG; this is translated from the coding sequence ATGAGCAGCCCGGACATCCCCTCCCCCGCCGTCGAGACCGTCCGCATCTGGGACCCGCTCCTGCGGCTCTTCCACTGGGCACTGGCCGCCACGGTCGTTCTGGCCTGGGGCCTCGGCAAGTTCGGCCCGGACATCATGACGCTGCATTTCTACGCGGGATATGCGGTGATCGGGCTGCTCGCCTTCCGCCTGCTCTGGGCGCTGGTGGGGCCGCGCCCTGCCCGCTTCTCGAGCTTCGTCTACCGCCCGCGCGAGATCCTCGCCTATGCGGCGGAGGCCTGGCGGCCGCGCCCCTCCTACTGGCGGGGGCACAACCCGCTGGGCGGGCTCTTCATCGTCGTGCTCATCGCGGTGCTCGCGCTGCAGGCGCTGACGGGGCTCGTGGCCGACCCGGACGATTTCGTGAATGTGGGGCCGCTGGCCGCCTCGGTGCCCTCCTGGGTCTCGGGAAGCGCGCCCGGCTGGCACGAGCTGCTGGGCAACCTGACGCTCGCCCTCGTGGCGCTCCATCTCGGCGCCATCGCCTTCTACAAGCTCTGGAAGCACGAGGATCTGATCCGGCCGATGCTGACCGGCCGCAAGACCGTCCGCCGCGGTTGA